The window ATATTTCATTATAAAGACCTGCACTTAAGAAGTCGCCGTTAGGTTTAGCTAACTGAATACGAATAAACATCGCTTCCAAACCACCGACGATGAAAAAGAAGCCACCGGCAATTAAGTACATAATCGCAATCTTCTTATGGTCTACTGTTGTTAAGTAATCCCATACAGTTGCGCCAAAACCTTTTTTCTGAGCTACCGTACTCACAATGTAACCTCCTTTTTACCGTAATTCTATTCTGTTTTTAATCCCATTAAATACTCAACAAGAGCGTCTAATTCATTTGGATTTAACTTTGGATACTTATCCGTCATTTTGTTTGCAGGCTTATATGTTTCTGGATCATCTAACCAGTTATATAAGTCTTCTTCTGTGTGATCAAGCACACCTGCAATACGAGAACGTTCTCCAAAGTTAGCTAAGTTAGGTCCGATACTACCTTGAGTACCAGAAATTGCATGACATCCTATACAGCTTTGTGCATAAATTTCTTCACCAGCTTGTGCTAATTCAGTTGTAGCTGTGTGTTCAACGTTTTGCATTCTTTCAATCCATTGATCAAACTCAGTACGTGACATTGTTTGAACTTTAAAGTCCATTAATGCGTGTGATGGTCCACAAAGCTCTGCACACTTACCATATAATAAGTTTCCTGCATTAGCAGAACGTTCAGAGTCAAATGATAACCACATTTGGTTCACGTTATCTGTGTTTGTGTCCATTTTTCCACCAGCTGCTGGAATCCAGAATGAGTGTTTAACATCATTTGCTTTCAAGTTGAAGTAAACTCTTTCATCTGTTGGTACTACTAAGTCTTGAGCAG is drawn from Bacillus alkalisoli and contains these coding sequences:
- the coxB gene encoding cytochrome c oxidase subunit II, giving the protein MKKWLPNWRIFTLFSVLALFLAGCGEPYLSALKPVGEVADMQLSLIVLSTVIMTLVVIVVTIIFIYVVVKFRQREGDEEFIPKQVEGSHKLEIIWTVIPILLLLILTVPTVSYTFKLADVTPMEDEEQDALVVNVTAHLYWWEFEYPDYGVVTAQDLVVPTDERVYFNLKANDVKHSFWIPAAGGKMDTNTDNVNQMWLSFDSERSANAGNLLYGKCAELCGPSHALMDFKVQTMSRTEFDQWIERMQNVEHTATTELAQAGEEIYAQSCIGCHAISGTQGSIGPNLANFGERSRIAGVLDHTEEDLYNWLDDPETYKPANKMTDKYPKLNPNELDALVEYLMGLKTE